The proteins below are encoded in one region of Penicillium psychrofluorescens genome assembly, chromosome: 4:
- a CDS encoding uncharacterized protein (ID:PFLUO_005870-T1.cds;~source:funannotate), with product MTMKTPLTSVSPEFDRLKNIQEIRLHEDLLKFVEEAYLSLQSSGKFKRRDRFKRSLLHYAAMGDCTNLLLYLLQAKPKIDSRDRHGRTPLSWAAEYGSLAVVKILLDRGANINALDYEDCTPLTCIKNAGLSESKKVAATECYLKEKGAREAKLGGVKRAWVWVLTYSRLLAYIRPDI from the coding sequence ATGACGATGAAAACTCCCCTTACCTCTGTTAGCCCCGAGTTCGACCGCCTGAAAAACATCCAGGAGATACGTCTTCATGAAGACCTCTTGAAGTTTGTCGAGGAAGCCTATCTGTCGCTCCAATCAAGCGGAAAATTTAAGCGACGAGATCGCTTTAAaaggtctcttcttcattatGCCGCTATGGGTGATTGTACCAACCTTCTTCTTTACCTTCTGCAAGCTAAGCCGAAGATCGATTCTCGCGACCGGCACGGGCGAACGCCTCTATCCTGGGCTGCTGAGTACGGCTCGTTGGCCGTTGTGAAAATTTTACTCGACCGCGGAGCGAACATCAATGCTCTGGACTACGAGGACTGCACACCATTGACATGCATCAAGAACGCTGGCCTCTCTGAAAGCAAAAAAGTGGCTGCTACTGAATGTTActtgaaagagaaaggagCAAGGGAAGCTAAATTAGGAGGTGTTAAGCGGGCCTGGGTTTGGGTCTTAACATATTCCCGATTACTTGCATACATTCGCCCGGATATTTGA